A stretch of DNA from Rhodothermales bacterium:
TTCGTACAGGGGCGGTAGCGGTTGGGGAGCGCGCGATGCGTTCAGTTGCGGCCGCGGGATCTTGATCACCTGATCGATGCCCAGCTGGCTACCATCGATCCCGTTCGCCTGGCGCAGGTCGGCCACTGTCACCTGATGCTCACGCGCGATGCTGAACATGGTGTCGCCGCGCCGCACGCGGTAGGTCTGGGCCTGGCCGTCGGAGGCGCGCGTCGGCACTTCGGGCACCCAGATCGTGGCGTTGGGCGCCAGCGGGGATCCATCGCCCTCATTCAGCGCAAAGATAGCATAGGCCGGCACGCCCATCGCGACGCCGATGCTATAATAGGTGTCGCCGGGCTGCACCGTATAGGAGCGCTTGCCGCGGGATGTCGATGTGTAGGATACGGCTGGCTGAGCGGCTCCGGAAGCCGATGCGTTCTGAGAGGCCGGAGGCGGCACCGGGTCGTTCGGTCGGGGGCGCGTTGGTTCGGTGAGCGTCGGGCGCGGCCCGGTCAACGGGGCGCGCACCCTGAG
This window harbors:
- a CDS encoding LysM peptidoglycan-binding domain-containing protein, with protein sequence MRFLRLFASCCLVFLFAVSVGFAQAPASSYTVKKGDTMYSIARMHEMTVDELRSLNNLSGTAIQAGQTLRVRAPLTGPRPTLTEPTRPRPNDPVPPPASQNASASGAAQPAVSYTSTSRGKRSYTVQPGDTYYSIGVAMGVPAYAIFALNEGDGSPLAPNATIWVPEVPTRASDGQAQTYRVRRGDTMFSIAREHQVTVADLRQANGIDGSQLGIDQVIKIPRPQLNASRAPQPLPPLYEQGPVDIYPDTFAGRVLTSGRPYDPTRFTISHPDLPMESIVLLTNAATGMSTFAEVSDRGPADTRFIIDISSAVARELGLSVGSRDPIQLRVVE